The genomic DNA agaaaataaactCGTGAAATTTTTTCCACCAATGGATTTGGCCCATGACTATCAGTCTTGCTCCAAgactattttatatatattctttATTTATTAGTtacttctttatttgtttttttataatCTAGGTGTTCAGTTTTTCctgtcaaattaattttagatgcGATTAGTttgatcctataaaaattttctatcaatTTTTAAGGATAAATTATAGAAGTGTACGATTAGTttgatcctataaaaattttctatcaatTTTCAGGATAAATTATAGAAGTGTGGCAGTAAATCGTACTCCCACAGTTTTCATTATTCATGTAAGACTGTCTAATGTTGAATCAATACTTAAGAAAATAAACTCGTGAAATTTTTTCCACCTATGGATACTTTGGCCCATGGCTACCTAACTCACGTTTTTCTCTAATCGTGATAATTTCTTTAGTTCCACTATGACTTAATATTGtagcaaaagatgaatacgttcatTCTCAGCGCCTTCACCAACCCGtctcaacatggaggaggtaaatcacggatgactactagtctttggaatagtgactagcacataatgGAGATATTTACTTCGGCTTTACCGAAATTCGAATCTCAGACCTTATTGTAACATCTGATATTGCACCATCTCGGAGGGCTATCTTGGAGCTATTATGTTATGGTAAGAGGTAAAATTAGCCCGTTAAATAATGATGGTTCAAATCTCACGTATGATAAATATAATTATATCCGGAGAATGTAAACAGTTTATGATGTTGAGTCGTTTACTGGctcaattaaaattattggaaTTTATGAAAATGGGTTTAACGTTGTGaaatttatcataaaaaatttataatcgtTACTATAATAGTTTTATGATAAATTTGATCAgggtaattttgataaattttatttatttatttttacatgtTATAGACATCCTTTGTTTTGAAATAAAGTAtcttcctttttaatattttttcctcATGTTATTACTTCAAGATTtgtctttcatttttttaaaaaatgatgtcaATGTGCTCATTGAATGACAACATGGAGATGAAAATTTAATTCTAAATGTATTttccaattaatttaaatttaaagcaACATGGAGAAGAAAAAACCTAATGTCTCTTTACATTTGTATATTTTCTAAGCTCCAGGGCTGAGCGAACGGGTGCCAAATTAAATTATCACTCAaatatttatagtttaatttttaactatgatatgtttataaatattttcctctaaatatgactTATAATTATAAGATACTAATCTTCTAGATCGTGCCATAAGTACTTTCTAATTCATCCtggataaaaaatttatatgagACTAGGTGAATCATCGCAAATTTGATATTATCTTGTTCGACACTTGTGTATGCCAGTTAACATTTATTTTGCATTGTTTTTTTAAGAAAACTGTGTCAATTAATTTTTCTAACTACCAAAATAGCCTCAATTAAGTGGAAAAAAAAGGAGTCTTCTGTCTTTACCATTCAAATCTCTTCTTTCCCAACTGGTCTCGACCTCATTTTATGTCTCTATACCCGAAATAAACTTGGTAAGCAATCGTCGACCTCATGGAACTCGaccatttttcttcctcttcctgcGAACTACGAAGCCCTCATCATGTTTTTTCTCCTCCCTCTTCAACCTGACTCGTTGGGGagatacatttttttttattcctcGTCTCTGTTCCTTGGCATTTCCCCTCTCTTTAAGGAGGTTCAGGCATCAATTTTTTGTCATTGTGAATGGGAGACAAGAGTTTAGTTCATTGCTCTCTAGTAGTAGTAGAGGTTGTCTATGTTTCAATTGGAATGTGCAATTTTTGTTGTTATAGAtggaaaaaaattgattttggttGCTTGTCTGAAGAGGTTTTTGTGTATATGTTTTTTTATGTGGAATAGAGGATTTTATAGGGATTATTTTTGGATGCTTGGTTGAAATAGACACATTACTTTCATTTTCTAATGAATATtcactttattttacaggaaatAAGGTGATAATATTGTTGTACAGTTTCAATTGGAATGGGAAATTGCTTCGAAAGGGTTAGTGATTTTCTCCGTTTTGATTCTTACATTCTGGACTATTTTCAATGTATTTCATGATTTTCTTTTTGCAATGAAAAAAGTTGCaagcctcttttatttttattgttgtaATTTTAATATCCTttggtagtttttttttttttttttttgtgaaacttACAATTTTTATTGTTGAAAACTCCACACAATTAGAAATTGTGATTGCTtttatttttgaagatgattCATGAGCTAAGCTTTGTAAGCCCCCTCAACTTAGAGATTTCTAGAAACTAACTGTAGCTTTAGatgaaaatattaattttgatttatatggattttagTTATTTTTCTTAATATTATTAAAGACTAATTTTTCTTTATCTACCCGTTATCAAATCAGAAAACATTAGAAATATTCATTTGATTGCCAGGTAGAACAGTGCAattcataattaataaatttatcataCAGGTTGCAGATGTTCATGATTCTGGATTATTATATGGAGAAAAGGTTCACAAGATATACGATGAAGACCAATTAAACAAGAAGATTTTAGAATCTAAAATAAATGGCAAAAAGGTAAGTTTGATGAACTATAGTCAAATATGTTTACAAACATGCTTAAATTAATCATCCTAATTAATAAAGGTATGGCATACCTGAATCCATGGTTCACCTTTGTGGAACTAAAGCCAAATCAAAGTAATTGTTATAGTCGATGTCTTCTAACTCCTAAAAATCTAAATGTCTCAAATGCTAGAGGATGCACAAAATATAATCAACTATAGAGTTAAGAGATCCTCCACTTTCATTTTGTCCTTTCATTCCAAGGGGCTGGCTTAATTTTAAAATGCTAGTTGGCACACTCCCTTCCACACACTGTGATGTTATTTAGCTGAACCTAAGTGAACTAAACCTTAAGTATCCCAATCAAATTTCTATAACCTTAATTTCATGCTAGAGGATGCAGTACTGGTTTATCCTTATCATATGATGAAGTTCAtgctgaaactgaaatcaaatttctATATCTCCTGTCAGCGTCTACATGCACATTAAATAATTCTGATACTTTCTATATGTATCGTCAGGTCCTTGTGAATTTTAGTGCATCTTGGTGCGCCCCTTGTAGAACAATGGCCCCTTTTTATGCTGATCTATCTGCAAGGCACCATTCGCTTATTTTTCTCGCAATAGATGCCAATGGGCTTTCAGTGTGTACTTCCCTTCCCTTTCTGTCTCTTGATATATGTCAATGAGCTTTTATGTTTGTGAATTGATAATAATATTTGCAAACTAAGGTTTGGAGGAATGCCCTAAACTGTGTTCTACGCATGGTAGGATCTTTGTTCAGCATGGGGAGTCGAAGCAACTCCGACGATCTTTTTCCTGGAGAATGGACAAAGGGTGCAGAAGCATGTTGGCTTAGACAAGGAGGAGCTCGAGGAGAAATTAGCCAAGTTTGTAAATTAATATTTGTACAAATTGAAATATCTTGTAAATTAATAATTAGTTACTTGTTTTTTTGTTTCATTAAGATCGTATAGCAAATGATATATTTCTAGCATGCTATGGGTATGATTTTTGTTTTTGATAATTCAGGTGTTCAGATCTTCCGCGACTATTTTCATAAACTTGACCTTCAGTTTCTGAATTTGTCTCGGTTTTGTTGGCAGGGAGATTTGATTTTCAACTCTTTCTTAAGTTATTTATGGGGTAGACAATGACTAAGATATGTCTTGAGTAGGAGGGTAAACAAGTCGAGCCgagtcgaactcttgaatgtttgaattTGACTTGTCTATAATCGAACCGAGTTCaaattttatttaacgaatatattaatAGCTCACGAACTTATTCAAATTTTTATTGAGCCTAATCGAACTTAATAACTATAAATTAtacatttaaatatttattaaaactaaattatatatttagaaaaaaattataatactctaattaaaatttataattttattctaataaatatatttatttatatgttttaTAAATAgagtataaaatatataaattcaatattaaaattattttttttatttaaaaattgattcatgaggTTAACGAACATGTTCAAGAACATCTGCAATGCTTTTAACGTTCAAATGCGTTAatgcttattttttatttttttatttgaatatgTAGCATTAACGCGTTCAAAGATTTGAACGCGTTAATGCAATAGTGTCAAAAAATCTGTCCACGTCGGTGTTAATGCCACAGACATTAACATTGTTATGGATGTcctcacgagctaacgagccgaatattatgaagcttgagcttgatttaatttgtttatcttaacgaatcTCATTAAACGAGTTCAAGTAAGTGATTTGGTTGATTTAAGTCCCTAGTCTTGAGTGTGTGTAATCAAATTCAGTTTTCAAATGCGTTGAATGGTGAGCTGTGTCGGCCAATTGACCGATGATATCTGAACGTATTCGGTCAACGAAAATTTTTTCAAGTTTTGACCGATTGGTCGAACAGTCAACTGTTTTGATCTATCAGTTGACCAATTCTGCAGGCGTGCATGTATCTGAACAAATGGGTGGATGAAACAAGGTGAGAATCTAGATTTACGCGTTTCCTTCCGGAGAAAGAGAAATAGGAGAGTGAAAttattctaatttaattaaaactattatCAGTAGAATAACtcgattaaaattatttcaaaattatattcaaATGCATTTATTCTACAATACTAAATGGAGTTGTCAAAGTTCAAACCACGTTCTCTCTAAATTTCTAAACCATCAGAAAATTCAAATCTATTTCACTATTCGAACCTTAGTTATGGtgaatttataagaatttttcctctaaataagACACACAATTAAAAGATACTGAACTCCGTGAAGTCAGTTCGATTATCCTAGGTTCGAGATTATCCCGTCTGATTAATTATTTATAtcaattttattatttctttctcttctttataatatttaaaataaatttttttaattatttaaaatttaagataaaatttttaaataggatTTATGTAAATTAAATATTCGATCCGTATATAAATAGGTACGAGGATGAATACAGGCAGGCGGAGTGTAATTGTCAACGCGGGTAGAGAGAACAAGTTTCCCGTAGTTTTTCTTTCAGAGAGGAAGCGTGGACTGCAAATCTTCTCCAAAGTCTTCCTCCATGCCTCCAtgcctctcttctctctctctcccggCACTTTTTTCTCCCCCAAAGAGGGGTGAGAGAGACGTCTATCAACAATTCAACCTCCTGCCGTAGCCAACTTGCCGTGAGGAAATAGCAGTCTCCGTCCCGCAGAGGTAACTTTTTCTCTTTTCATTTTGCAATCAAAGATCTTTCTCTCGTCCTCTGTTCTCGGTCAAAATATCTCTTCTTTctatctttctttctttctttcttatgcGGCGTAAATCCTTGTTTTTTTAAACCTTTTTTGTTCGCAATAGATTGGATCTCAATCCATTTTTCATGTTGATTCAGAAAGAGGATTTTGAGTATCCCCACAAAATTCAGGCCAACTTTCCGTCAGCTTGCTGTTTTCCTACTTTCAGAGGATGGCCTGAGGTTTGTTCATCTCGAAGGAACCACCACCATCGCGTGCGTCGCTGAAAAACCATGGCCAGGCTCGTCAGATGCCCCAAATGCCAGAAGCTTCTCGTGGAGTATCCCAACGTCTCTGTCTTCCAGTGCGGTGGGTGCGGCATCACCCTCCGCAGTAAGTCTCATCGATCGTGCCATCAAACTCTTTATGTATTACAAGAAAGAATTCAGTTTAACAGTGCCTACAATTCTTGTGGTGCAGCGAAGGATCATCATGTTGCTTCAACAGAAGCGAATTTGACTGCTGAACCTTCTCAAATCAACCAACCTGAGAGTCATTCAGACCGCGGTTTCTCAGATTCTGAGTCAATCTCAGGCCCTCTGACCTCCTCCAACAAAGAGCAGCAAGTTGACTCTGTGGAAGTTGTCGGCAGGGTTGAGGATGAATCTGTCAAGCTAACCGGAAGCTCCCTCGCATACTACGATGGCAACGTCTCTTCTTCAGATGAGGCACGCAGTGTACGGACGTTGGGGAAATCTCGAAGGACTGTGAGGGCTGCTTCGAACACTGATCTGAAGCTGCATTCTGGTTCTGTTCGGTCTACTTTGCCTGATCGTGCGTCGTCATCTAAAGGCTCGTCTTTTGACTCCGACGAGTTCCATTCTGCGGCAGAGTTATTGGCATTGTCCAAAGGCTCATTCAGCGGCGAGATGAATGAGAAAGTGGCGATCTTGAGGGAGATTGACCGAGTGAGAGAGCAACTTGCAAGGATTTGTGTTCCTAGCGAAGGGAGACAGGGGCAGGCCACCATCCACAGATGGCAGAGGAAGCAAATGCACCACTGTCGACCCGTCTCAGGGGCTGCTCCTTTTGTCATTTGCGCCCACTGCAACAAGTTGCTCCAACTTCCGGCGGAGGATTTCCTCGCGCCGAGGAGAAGATCGTGCAAGTTAAAGTGCGCCGGCTGCGATGCGGTTCTTGATCTTGCATTTCCCGCGAAAGTTCAGAGTTTTACAGAGGTTGATCTTTTGCATGAAGACGATGAGAATGACAAAGGATATGCGAAGATGGAATCGACTGGGAAAAGAGGAAGTAGCTCTGCGTATCGTGGAGATTTCAGACCTGGAATTCCTCGCCCTCCGGTGATGGATGAACAAGTATTAGCTGAAGAAGTGTGAAAAACTTTTCATACAGCTGATGGCAAAGTAAATGGATTATTTGATTATTTGAGTTGATTATCAATTGCATTTgcctcttcttcttcatcattAATTCTTTTCGCCTAcatgaaaatttaaagattttacTTGTGATCTCTTTTTCAAATTGGTCGTCAATTCTACTAACAAAAATATAGATATGTTACATTAACAGCTTCCCTAGTATCGGCATCATAAATATGGAGAGAGGTATATTCAGGTACATCGGCGCCAGATCAATTCTACTGACAAAAACATGTTATTGCTATACCCTATTCTACTACAAGAACATGCTATTGCTATTCAGGTACACAGGCACCATGAAGTGGGTGTGGAGTTTTTGTATGTCAAACCTACAAGTTTGATGTAGAAATCATGCTCATTCAATTTAGGTCATATCGTTCCAATCAAAGTGGTCGTCTTTTTCGATGGCCTAATTGAGAAATATGTTTTAGTCGGCGAGTAGGATTTTTGTCCTCTATTTCAGCATTCAGTCTAACTCAGTGAATAGTTTCTATGTCTTGTCTAGGTCTTGGCTTAAGTCtaggttgttggtgcaatcatcttTGGATCAAGCTTGACTtatttaactaagcttgagttggtttaaattttgatatttgataatatatgaaaGAGAAGTAAGTCAAGGGGAGGACCGGATACTTGTCAAAaattctaactagaggttagttAACGGGAAGTTCTAACggagctaggtagtggaagtcctagatGGCTAGACAGTGAAGACCTAGTTAGGAACTAGGCAGTGGAAGTCCTAATAGGGTTAGACATTGGTGTCCTACTTGGATGGAAGTTAGGTAACAAAaaattctaactggaggttagacaacgaGAAGTTCGAGCGAGGCTATGTAGTAAAAACCTAGTTGGCAACTAGAAAGTGGCGGTCCTTGCGGGGTTAGACAATGAAAACCTACTTGAGAACTAGGACGATAGAAGACCTAGTTGGGGAACTagataatggaagtcctagtggggttaggcagtgaagacctagttgggaactaggcaatggaagtcctagtggggtTAAGCAATGgaagtcttacttggaagttatGCAATGAAAAGTTCTAACTGGATATTAGGCAATGAGAAGTCCTAGCGAGGCTAGGCAGTGAAAGCTAGTTGGCAACTAGGAAGTGGTGGTCCTAGCAGGGCTAGACAATGAAAACCTACTTGAAAACTAGATGATGGAAGACCTAGTTAGGGAATTTGACAATAGAAGTCCTAGCGGAGTTAGGtagtgaagacctagttgggaattaGGTAATATAAGTACTAGCGGGgcaaggaaaaagtccaagtgagtcaaaggttgaTTGAATAGTTTGTGATTGAAAGTCCAATGAGAGTAGGTATGAGatgaaaagttcaagtggatcaaaggttgactgaatacttaGTGAAAAAGCCCTAGCAAGTCAAGAGTGATCAGATGCTAGACAATGggaagtcccaacaagtcatgAATGACTTTAGAGTTGGGTAAAGAAACTTTAAACTcaagtttagagtttagggttggGCAATGATTAGCCCAAGTTGCCTAATCGATTGAGAGGTTTTTGCGAAGCATAATAAGACTCTGAATCGATTGGCTAATTGATTAAGCCTTATATTAATTGATTAGGACAATCAATTACGGACATTTTTACATGAGAATAGAAGGGCTTGGAAATGATTGGGGCTATCTATTGATGCTTCACCAATTGATTAGGGTATTTATTGAAGCATGTTTGCAAGAGCACAGTAAATGCTGAAATCGATTGAAAAATTAATTGAGAGATTCTCGCAAGAATAGAAAGCTTTTGAATTGATTGGGACAATTGATTAAAAGTTATCAAATCGATTAGATGGGTGAAAAAAGTCATTCTGCAAGTTTTGAACGATTAAGCTAATATGATAATCGATTAGGGATAAGCCAATCGATTAGGAGACGACAATGCAACCATAGAAATGAGGTTTTCACGAAGATTTAAAGCAGACTTATTTTCGGCTAGTTCTTGGGTGTTTGAAGAAAAAGTATTATTATATTTTCCTATTATTATATTTTCCATCACCAAGAGGCAAtgcaaagagaagaaaaaaaagataaaCAAAGCAAGATATATGTTATAAAGCCATTTTCGATTTCCATTATAACcgagtttgtgtttcttggttattttctcGTGCTTGagcttgtacgagacttctccacctccgagaaggaggtttttatAGTGCATCTGTGAGAGTAAAGAGtgaatccttagattagtcatttCAAAAAGGTGAGTATCAAGTAAAACGAAAATATTAACATTACTTTAAGTTTTCTACTACAAATTAAATTCAAAGAAGTGATAAAAAATATTCATCCTTTCTAGCTCTCTATATGTCCTAACATTGGTTAGGTTTGAGTTTTCATTAGGTGATCATCTTTGTTAAGAAGAGAATGGTAAATCCATGTAAAGGATGCCTAGGCAATCTTAGCTTGGAGCTATTTGTGATGTTTGGTTACTAGTATCATCTTCCATAAACTTACACCTACAATCTTATTTATCATAATGGCGATGTGaagattaaataaataattattaatataaatttaagatgcataataatttaaaaataataattaaaaagtaaaaaaatcaacAATTATAAAGCAAGTAGACATAGATTAATCAAGAAATAAGAAATAATGTCGAAACATGTGGGTACtcataaaaaaaatgagaaaataactTAGGAAATTAAATGATGAAAAATAAGCAGAAGAATAAAATCTATGAAAAAAATAGTCCACAAAATTCATTGAATGTATTGGAATAAAGTTTTACACGTTGCCATGCGATTGAACATATTGTGGCCACTCCTCTCTTATTTATGAGCAAGGATCCTTGGTCCATTTTTTTTAACCAAGAGAtgtaaaaacttgataagttaaaaagattcataagaaaataacaattaatATTTAAGGGTGTATGAAACAAAATCTAGAGATAAATAGATAAGAGCCATTTTATAattatagaggtttgggataccaaTCTTAAATCAAGAAGGATGTCTCTTCTTATCATAGAATTTCATATAGTCATAAAATTAACTCTAGATTTAAGGGTCAAGTTAAGATTACAaaggaggtcatccctaaagttaagcttgaaaagaccaatgtgactaagacttttaagaagtctaagaaagtcactaagaaggtcaaaAGGGAAGTTCTCCCTAGAGTTAACATAGAGAAGTCCagcatgaccaaggcttctaagaagtctaggaaggtcattaggaaggtaactaaGGAAGGTATTTCAAGTGAGTATCTAGAGtattcaaggagcaccaatagattttgggttcctaagagtgtgttctctacaccctaaatgaatttagagagtgtcaactctaattggaagggtactTAATCCAACCTTAGTGAAGTTATTACTTTGGGATATTTTTAAGATattgttacaccttgaaaatgaaagtttaattggttactttttggaagagtaaaatgcatcaaaatttaaatatttgagtttaattaaattggcacacttaGGATAtaggtaaaagaaatgtcaagttgggatttgacattttcttgggagaTGAGGGTAACCTAGGattattatttttgacttagCAAAAATAGATTAAGGTTAGTTTTACTTAGATAGATATGTATGGTCTCATAGTATTAAGGAAACCCTAttttatatc from Zingiber officinale cultivar Zhangliang chromosome 4A, Zo_v1.1, whole genome shotgun sequence includes the following:
- the LOC121973044 gene encoding uncharacterized protein LOC121973044, whose protein sequence is MARLVRCPKCQKLLVEYPNVSVFQCGGCGITLRTKDHHVASTEANLTAEPSQINQPESHSDRGFSDSESISGPLTSSNKEQQVDSVEVVGRVEDESVKLTGSSLAYYDGNVSSSDEARSVRTLGKSRRTVRAASNTDLKLHSGSVRSTLPDRASSSKGSSFDSDEFHSAAELLALSKGSFSGEMNEKVAILREIDRVREQLARICVPSEGRQGQATIHRWQRKQMHHCRPVSGAAPFVICAHCNKLLQLPAEDFLAPRRRSCKLKCAGCDAVLDLAFPAKVQSFTEVDLLHEDDENDKGYAKMESTGKRGSSSAYRGDFRPGIPRPPVMDEQVLAEEV